DNA from Streptomyces sp. NBC_01476:
AGCGGGCACGGACCGTGCGAGCGGCACGGAGGGCATGGACGACACGGACGGACGGCACGACCGGACGGCACACGGGCCGATCTTCGGCGTCGGAGACTTGTGCGGCGGGGCGGGCTCGTTCAGTGTCTTCTGGGTGTGTCCTGCACCCTGTTCACATCCCGGTTCCGGCTACCCCATTGTCAGGTGAGAGGGATAACGATGTCAGATTCAGCTCCACAGCAGGTCGGTGTCGCCGCCGAATCGACCGCCGGGGAGACCCGCGTCGCGGCCACCCCGGCGACCGTCCGTCAGATCATCGCCCTCGGCTATGACGTGGTGGTCGAATCAGGGGCCGGTACGGCCTCGGGGTTCACCGACGACGCCTATGTTCAGGCCGGGGCCCGGATCGGCGAGGCGTGGCGGGCCGATGTCGTGCTGAAGGTGAACGCGCCCTCACGGGAGGAGGCCGGGCGACTGCGGGAGGGCGCGACCCTGGTGGGGCTGATCAGCCCGGGGCTCGATCCCGGTCTGGTGGAGGAGCTGGCCCGGCGGCCGATCACCGTGCTGGCCATGGACGCGGTACCGCGGATCTCCCGGGCCCAGTCCCTTGATGTGCTCAGCTCGATGGCGAACATCGCCGGCTACCGGGCGGTGATCGAGGCCGCGCATGTCTTCGGGCGGTTCTTCACCGGACAGGTCACCGCGGCGGGCAAGGTCCCGCCGGCGAAGGTCCTGGTGGCGGGGGCGGGTGTCGCAGGACTGGCCGCGATCGGGGCGGCCAGCAGTCTGGGGGCGGTGGTGCGGGCCACCGACCCGCGTCCGGAGGTGGCCGACCAGGTGCGGTCGCTGGGCGGTGAGTTCCTGGCCGTCGAGGTGGCCCAGGAGTCGGCGGGCGACGGTTACGCCAGGGCGACCTCCGAGGCGTACGACCGGCGGGCCGCGGAGATCTACCGCGAGCAGGCGGCCGATGTGGACGTGGTCATCACCACGGCGCTGATCCCGGGGCGGCCGGCGCCGAGGCTGCTGACCGCGGAGGACGTGGCGAGCATGAAGCCGGGCAGCGTCATCGTGGACATGGCGGCGGCGCAGGGCGGCAATGTGGCCGGCACGGTCGCCGGCAAGGCGGTCGTCACCGACAACGGGGTGACCATCATCGGCTACACCGATCTCGCCGGGCGGCTGCCCGCACAGGCGTCGCAGCTGTACGGCACGAACCTGGTCAATCTGCTGAAGCTGCTCACGCCGGAGAAGGACGGGCGGGTGCACCTGGACTTCGACGACGTGGTGCAGCGGTCGGTGACCGTGGTCAGGGACGGCGCGAAGACCTGGCCACCGCCGCCGGTGCAGGTGTCGGCCGCCCCGCCGGCCGGACCGGCGCCCGCGCCGCCGGCCCCCGCGGCGCCGAAGCCGGGCCTGTCCGCGGCGGCGCGCTTCTCGCTGATCGGCCTCGGCATGGTCGCGCTCTTCTTGCTGATCGCCTTCTCCCCCGCCCAACTCGCCGAGAACTTCACGGTGTTCGTACTGGCGGTGGTCATCGGCTACTACGTGATCGGCAAGGTGCACCACGCGCTGCACACCCCGCTGATGTCGGTCACCAACGCGATCTCCGGGATCGTGGTCATCGGGGCGCTGCTGCAGATCGGGCACGACCGGACGGCGGTCACCGTGCTGTCGTTCGTGGCGATCCTGCTGACCAGCATCAACATCTTCGGCGGTTTCGCCGTCACCCGCCGCATGCTCAGCATGTTCTCGAAGGACTGAGGCCGACCCCATGAACGCCAGTACAGCAACGCAGTCCGCGGACGTCGTCGCCGCGCTGCTCTTCATCCTGAGCCTGGCCGGACTCTCCCAGCACCGCACCTCGCGCGCCGGCGTGGTGTTCGGGGCCTGCGGCATGGCGCTGGCGCTGATCGCCACCGTCATCTTCGCCTCCCGTTCGGTCTCCGGCACCACCGTGGCACTGATCCTGGTCGCCATGGCGATCGGCGCGGCGCTCGGCCTGTGGCGGGCCCGCGAGGTGGCGATGACGGGCATGCCGGAACTCATCGCGGTCCTGCACAGCTTCGTCGGCCTGGCCGCGGTCCTGGTCGGCTGGAACAGCTACCTGGAGGTCGAGGCACACGGCTCGGCGCAGACCGCGATCGCCCACGATCTGCTGCGGATCCACCACGCCGAGGTGTTCATCGGCATCTTCATCGGCGCGGTGACCTTCACCGGTTCGCTGATCGCCTTCCTCAAGCTGTCGGCGCGGATCAAGTCCCGGCCGCTGATGCTGCCGGGCAAGAACCTGCTCAACCTCGGCGCACTGGCCGCCTTTGTGGCGCTGACCGTCTGGTTCGCGGTGAGTCCTGGGCTGGGGCTGATGATCGCCGTCACCGCGCTGGCGCTGCTGCTCGGCTGGCACCTGGTGGCATCCATCGGCGGCGGCGACATGCCGGTGGTGGTCTCCATGCTCAACAGCTACTCGGGCTGGGCGGCCGCGGCGGCGGGCTTCCTGCTCAACAACAACCTGCTGATCGTCACGGGCGCGCTGGTCGGCTCCTCCGGTGCCTATCTGTCGTACATCATGTGCAAGGCGATGAACCGGTCCTTCATCTCGGTGATCGCCGGCGGCTTCGGCATCGAAGCCCCGGCGAGCGGCGACACGGAGCAGGGCGAGCACCGGGAGACCACCGCGGCGGAGACGGCGGCACTGCTGGAGAGCGCCGAGTCGGTGATCATCACCCCGGGCTACGGCATGGCGGTGGCCCAGGCCCAGCACCCGGTGGCCGAACTGACCAGGGCGCTGCGGGAGCGGGGCGTCGAGGTGCGCTTCGGTGTGCATCCGGTCGCCGGACGGCTGCCGGGCCACATGAATGTGCTGCTGGCCGAGGCGAAAGTGCCGTACGACGTGGTGCTGGAGATGGACGAGATCAACGACGACTTCGCCCGCACCTCGGTGGTCCTGGTCATCGGCGCCAACGACACGGTGAACCCGGCGGCGATGGAGGACCCCGGCAGCCCGATCGCCGGGATGCCGGTGCTGCGGGTGTGGGAGGCGGAGCAGGTGATCGTCTTCAAGCGCTCGATGGCGTCGGGCTACGCGGGTGTGCAGAACCCGCTCTTCTTCCGGGAGAACACCCGGATGCTCTTCGGCGACGCCCGGCAGAGCGTGGAGGACATCCTGCGGGCGCTGACCCCGCGGGCGCCCGGCTCGGCGGAAGCGGACGCCCGGTCCCGTACCGCGCAGGCGGCTTCGGCCGGCTGAGCCGCGGCCGCCGGTGGCCGGCGCACCTGCCGCCGGGACCCCGCCGCTGGGTGCGGGCGGGGTCCCGGCGGACCGCCGCGGGCGCCGGTCAGGAGCAGGTGATCCGCGGGTCGGCCCAGTCCGCGTGGTCGCTGTCGTTGCCGTCGCCGCCGTCGGTGACGACGAGCTGGACGGTCTGCACGCCGGTGAGGCCGGCGTGCAGGGTCCTGGCGCCGGCCGCGTGGTCGAGGACCCCGCTGTCGGCGACCTTGGTGCCGTCGGCGGTGATCTGGAAGTCGACGGTCCCCTTGCCGTTCTTCTCGTCGTCCACGCCGACGGTGGTGTCCAGGGTGCTGCACAGGCCGCCGAGTTCGTAGGTCACGGTGCTCGGGGCGTTGGTGCCGAGGCCCTTGGCGTACACCGTGCCGCTGATGGTGATCGGGTGGCCGTCACCGGCCGCGGTCTCGCCGTTGCTCTGGTCCTTCTCGACCGGTCCCCACCCGTTGGTGGCGGCGGTCCAGCCCAGATCGCTGAGGTAGCTGGTCCCGGCCGGGGGCGGTACGAAGACGGTGACGCTGCCGGTCAGCGGGACCGTCACGGTCTTCTTGCCGAGCAGGGCGCGGTAGCTCACCGTGCCGTCGAGCGGGTAGCTGCCCGGTGCGGTGCCCGCCGGGACGGTGACCTTCCAGGGGGTCTTGAGCGACGCGCCGCCCAGCAGGAGCAGGCTGCTGCCGGAGCCGGCCGGCTTCACCGTCCAGCCGCCGGGGGCGGTCAGCTTCACGCTGACCTTGGTCGCGGGCAGTGTGCCGAGGTTGGTGACATAGCTGGACAACTGCGCGGTCTGCCCGGGCTGGATGTGTGTCGCCGCGCCGGTCACCCCGGTGTCGAGCAGCGGCGGGTTCGCCAGCGAGGTCACCGCGGACAGCGCGCTGCCGCTGATCCGCAGCAGGACGGTGCCGTGCGCGGGCACGGTCGCGGCCAGTGTGCCGGAGCTCTGGTAGTCGGTGTGCGACCACAGGTCGCGGACGGCGTACCCGGCCCGCTTGGGCAGACCGGCCGCGGTGGCGGTGGTGGAGATCCGCTGCGCCGTGTCACCGGAGTTGAACAGCGCCACCGCGCGGTCGCCGCCGGTCAGCTTCTTGTCCAGTACGTAGGTGTCGCCGGTCTGCGCAAGGACGGTGGCCTGCGCGCCCAGCGGGTCCTGGTCGAGGGCGATGACGTCCTTGTTGCCGAGGATGGCCAGCGTCTCGGGGGTGGCCTTGCGCAGGTCGGTGCCGATGAGCAGCGGGGAGTCCATCATCGACCAGAGCGAGAAGTGCGAGCGGTACTCGGTGTCGGTCATGCCGCCGTTGCCGACTTCCAGCATGTCCGGGTCGTTCCAGTGGCCCGGGCCGGCGTACGGGGCCAGCGGCAGGTTGCTCTTGGTGATGCTGAGCATGCTGGCCCAGTTGTCGCTGATGTCGCCGGTGGTGCGCCAGGAGTTGCCGATGTCGGCGCCCCACTCCCAGGGGTTCTGCTGGCCCCACTCGCAGAGCGAGTAGACGATCGGCCGGCCGGTCGCCGCGAGCGCGTCGCGCATGGCGGAGTACCGGTTGATGAAGTCCTGCCGGGTGCCGTCGCTGTTGTTGTTGCAGTTGTCGTACTTGAGGTAGTCCACGCCCCAGTCGGCGAACGACTGCGCGTCGGTGGTCTCGTGGCCGAGGCTGCCCGGGTACCCGGCGCAGGTGGCGGTGCCCGCGTCCTCGTAGATGCCCAGCTTCAGGCCCTTGGAGTGCACATAGTCCGCGGTGCCCTTGATGCCGTCGGGGAACTTCACCGGGTCGGGGACCAGCCTGCCCTGCGCGTCCCGGGTGTGCGTCATCCAGCAGTCGTCGATGTTGACGTACGTGTACCCGGCGGCCTTCAGCCCGGAGGTCACGAAGTAGTCGGCGGTCTGCTCGATCAGCTGCTCGCTCACATCGCAGCCGAACGCGTTCCAGTCGTTGAAGCCCATGGGGGGTGTCGTGGCGAGACCGTTGTCGAGGGCGGCGGCCGGGGTGGCGGTCGCCACCACGCCCGCGGTGACGGCCACGGCGCCGAGCCCGCCGCTCCACACGACGGCGGCGGTCACACAGGCGAGCAGCCTGCGGACAGGTCTTGGCATGGGGGTTCCTCTGCTCGTGGTGTCGGTGAGTGCGGGCGTCAGCGGCGCTCGCGGCAACGGACGCGGGCATGCGGAAGTTGTGCGGATCCGCGATGATGCGCCGTTCTAAGTCAACGGAAGGAAACAGAGTCGAGCATTCCCGCTCACCGCGAAACCGTAGGAGCCGCCTCGGTGATTTACAAGGCCCGTGCACGTAATGGTTGGCGGGGCCTCAGGTGAGCGAGTGCGGCCGCGCGACACGGGAGTTGGGCCGGCACCGGGCTCCGGCCGCCACCGCGGGACGACGAAGGCCGGGCCCGGCGGCGTCGCGGGGCCCGGCCTCGGGCCGGCCGGAGGAAGGGGGTGCGATGGGGGGCTGACGGCCGGTCAGCGGGGTCCGGTCACGGCCGGGCGGAGTCGTCCGGGAGCGGGATCCAGCGGTGGGACCAGGCCACCACCGCTTCCAGCACCGGGCCGAGTTCGCGGCCCTTCTCGGTGAGGTGGTACTCGATCTGCGCCGGGCCCGCCGCGCCCACCCGGCGTTCGAGCAGCTCGTTCTCCTCCAGGACACGGAGCCGCTGGGCGAGCATGGTGTCGCTGAGCCCGGGCACGGCCGCCTTGATCCGGGCGAACCGGTGGTGGCCGGTGAAGACGGCGCGCAGGATGGCGCCGGTCCACCGGCCGCCGATCAGCTCGATGGCGGAGTGGAACCGCACGCAGACCCGGTGGATCTCGGCAATGGACTCTTCGGACACCTGGAGACCCCCGTCGGCTACGCGCCCTTCGGCGATTCTGCCAGAGCCGGGCGCAGCGGGCGCAGCGCCTCCTCGACCCGTACCAGTTCGTCCAGCATCGACTTGGCCGCGGCGGTCAGCACCTCATTGGGGACCAGGCCCTCCTCCTCGTCCAGGAACTGGTGGACGAAGGGGATGCTGACCGCCTCGAAGACCGGTGTCATCTTCAGCGTCGTGACGACCTGCTTGATCATCTGCACGGCACGGGTGCCGGCCGAGACCCCGCCGTAGCTGACGAAGCCGACCGGCTTGTACTTCCACTCGTTGTGGAGGTAGTCGATGGCGTTCTTCAACTCGGCGTTGTAGCCGTAGTTGTACTCGGGCATGACGAAGACGAAGGCGTCCACCGCGCCGACCAGGGCACTCCAGTCGCGGGTGTGCTGGTGGGTGTAGTTGCCGAACCGCGGGTGGTTGGGCTCGTTCATGAACGGCAGTGCGACCTCGGCCAGGTCGATCAGCTCGACCTCCGCGAAGCCCGCGTGGGCGCGCGCCTCCCCTTCGAACCACTGGGCGACGGGCAGCCCCACGCGCCCGGGCCTGGTGCTCGCCACAATGATTCCCAGCTTCGCCATTGCGTGCTCCTTCAGCAGTACGGATGACGGGTCGTCGTGCTCGCCTCCGCACGGAGAGGAGCGGCGCTAAGAATAACTTAGTGACCTTGGAGCCGGTGCGCCCACCCCCTCCCGGCCACACCCGGCCACCGACATCGCACCGGACGGACACCGAAAAGCGCCCATAACGCGCATAATTCCCTCACCGGGTTCATCCGGTCACCGGGTTCACCGGGTCCGCCGGGTCCGCCGGGTCCGTCCGCTCCTTTCCCGCCTGGAGGTCGCCATCGCCGCCGCGCCGTCCGGGCACCGGCCCGGTGGGGAACCGCCGTCGTGGAAGCGGTGGCCGGCCGGGTGGCGGGCACGCGCGGCGCACCTGCGGCAGGCCGCGGAGCGGCGGTTCCCGGTGATCACCGAACTCACCGCGCGGCTGCTCTCGGTGAACCTGCTGGACGCCGCCACCCGGCTGGCCGCGCAGCTCTTCCTCACCGCGGTCCCGCTGATGTTCGTGGTCGCAGCACTCGCCCCCAAGGGCGTACGGGACCAGCTGGTGACCTCCGCGCGGGACCTGTTCGGGCTCTCCGGGGCCTCGCAGGAGCAACTGCGGCAGGTCTACGCGCGGGGCGACGACGAGACCGAGGCGATCCGGCAGACCACCGGCGTGGTGGGCTCACTGGTGGCGCTGCTGTCGGCCACCGCCAGCAGCCGGGCGATGGCCCGGGTGTGCGAACGCGCCTGGCGGCTGCCGCGGGCGGCGACCCGGGTGGCGGTGTGGCGCTGGTTCGTGTGGATCGTGGCCTGGCTCGGGGTGCTGGTGCTGCAGGGCCCGCTGCGGCACGGCCTCGGAGCCGGGCTCTGGCTCGGGGTGCCGCTGATCCTGCTGGTGGACACCGGCGTGTGGTGGTGGACGCAGCATCTGCTGCTCAGCAAGCGCATGCCGTGGCCGCCCCTGCTGCCCGGCGCGGTGCTCACCGCGCTGGCGATGACCGCGCTCTCCGTCACCGCCCGGATCTACATGCCGATGGCCCTCAACCGGAGCCTGGCCGCGTACGGATCGCTCGGCTCGGTCTTCACCCTGCTCTCGTGGCTGATCGCGATCTGCGCGGTGATCACCTTCACCATCACCGCGGGCGCGGTGCTGGCCACCGAGCCGCCCCTGGGTCCGCTCCTCGACCCCGCCGGGCCGCCGGAGGGCGGCCAGGGGGACGTCTCCACCGGCCGGACCGACACGGCCGGTGGAGCCGGCACGGCCGACCGGACCGGCCGGACGGGCACGGGCGGCCGGGAACCACGTGCCGGCCGCGGCGTCCGCAGGACCAGGTGAGACAACACCGGCCCCGCTATCGCACACACGTTCGAATGTGTGCCAGAATCGCTCCCATGCCCCTCCTCGCCTTCCCCGACGACCTCCTCCAGGCGCAGCGCGACTGGTACGCCACCTACCGCGAACTGGCCGGAAACGGAGCCGGCGGCACGCAGACCACCGTCCTGCGGCGGCGGCTGGTCAGGCTCTCCGTGCGGATCACCGCGCATCCGTTCTGGGCGACCGTGCCCGACGTCGCACCGGCCGCCCGGATGGCACTGAAGGAAATGGCGTGGACCGAGGGGCCGTGAAGCGCGCTCCCGGATGCGGACACCTGGGCCGTATCCGTCCTCGGCGGCTGACGGATCGTCAACATCCGCTGCGGACACCGAAGATGGGGGACCGCACTCGACCGGAGGATCGCCGCTGCCTAGGATGTGGGGCAGCTTCTGCACGTGCGGGATTACTCAGAGTCGAGACGTCATGAGGGGCCCTATGGAACACGGGGACGCGCCGCTGCCCGACAAGATCGACGTGACGGTGCCGAGCGTGGCCCGCATGTACGACTACCTCCTGGACGGAAAGGACAACTACCCGGCCGACCGTGAGGCCACCGAGCAACTGCTCCAGCAGGTGCCGAGCATGAAGGTGCTGGCGCTCAACAACCGTGACTTCCTGCGCCGTGTCGTGCGGGTGCTCGCCCGGGACTACGGCATCAAGCAGTTCGTGGACCACGGCTCCGGCCTGCCCTCGGTGGACAACGTCCACGAGATCGCCCAGGCGATCCACCCCGACGCCCGCGTCGTCTACAGCGACGTGGACCCGATCGTCCTGGCCCACGGGCGCGCGCTGCTGGAGCAGAACGAGAACACCGCCGTGCTGCAGGCCGACTTCCGCGACATCGAGAGCATCTGGGAGAGCCCGGAGCTCAAGCGGCTGATAAAGCTGGACGAACCGATCGCCGCGCTCTTCGTCTCGGTGCTGCACTGCATCAAGGACTCCGACGACCCGGCGGGTGTCGTCCGCAAGGTGCGGGAGAAGCTGCCCCCCGGCAGCTTCCTGGTGGTGTGCCAGCTGGTCAGCGACGACCCGGAGACGCGCCGCTTCGTGACCGAGTTCATGGCCGAGTCCACCGGCGACCAGTGGGGCCGGGTCCGCACCCCGGAGGACGTCGAGAGCTACCTGGCCGGCCTGGAGATCCTGGAGCCCGGCCTGGTGGAGGTCTCCACCTGGCGCGCCGACAACGACCTCGCCCCGAAGCAGCCGAGCGAGGAGTGGATCGAGTTCGGCGGTGTCGCCCGCCTGACCTGACGGCCCGTCACCAGCCGCTCGACGAGGGCCCTTTCCGGCCCGGGGCCCTGCCGCCTGCCGATTACTGGTAGCGCTGCAGGGCCTTCTCCAGCATCACCCGGCTGGCGGCCGGAGTCGCGGCCAGCGCGCTCAGCTCGTCGAGCGCCGCGCGGTAGCGGTCCAGGTCCTCCAGCCGGTCCAGATAGACCGCGCTGGTCATGTGCTCCAGGTAGACCACGTCGGGCAGGAACCCCTGGGCGAACCGCAGATAGGTGACGGCGGCGCCCGGTGTGGCCGCGGCGCTGGCCTCGTAGGAAGCGATCTGCAGGCGGACGCCCGGCTGCCGCAGCACATCGAGCAGATACGTCAACTGGTCCCGCATCACCCGCGGTCCACCGACCGGCCGGTGCAGTACGCCTTCGTCGATCAGCGCCCAGAGCACGGGCGCGCCCGGCTCCCACATCCGGCGCTGCCGCTCCAGCCGCAGCGCGACCCGGCGGTCCACTTCCTCCGCCGGCGCGAGACGGTGGCCGCTGAGCACGACGGCGTGCGCGTAGGCGGGCGTCTGCAGCAGACCGGGGACGAACTGGGTCTCGTAGGTGCGGATCACATGGGCGTCCCGCTCCAGGCCGATGAGCTGCTGCAGCCAGTCCGGGACGACTTCACCGTACGGCTGCCACCAGTCGGGCTGGGCGGAGCGCTGGACGAGACGCCCGATATCGGCGCGCTCCTTGTCGTCCACGCCGTAGAGTGCCAGCAGGTCGTCGACGTCACGCGACTTCAAGGTGACGTGGGCGGTCTCCATCCGGCTGATCTTGCTGGCGTGGGCGCGGATGTGGTGGCCGGCCGCCGCCGGGGTCAGCCCGCGGCTCTCCCGCAGCGACCGCAGATACGTACCGAGCACTCGCGCCATGGCCTTGGCGCCCATGTCGGGCCGCCGTTCAAGCAGTTGTATGGGCGAGACGAGCTGCGGCGAGGCAGGCATACGGGCTCCCAAGCGATATCCGGACAGGCCAGTATTGCATTGGAGAGCCCGCTGCCACTGCCTAACGGGGTTGCTTATCGGCCTACTTCAGGCGCGATTGCCTCTTTCCGCCGGTGAGGGCGGGGTGTCAGCCGGTGAAAGCGTCGAAGTCGCCGTCCTTGGCGCCCTCGACGAAGGCGGTGAGCTCGGCCTGGGTGTAGACCAGGGCCGGGCCGTCGGGGTGGCGCGAGTTGCGCATCGCGACACTGCCGTCGGGCAGCATGGCCACCTCGACGCAATTGCCGCTCTGGTTGCTGCGCCCGCTCTTGATCCACTGGACTCCGGTGATGGAGCTGGCCTGCACGCCGTTGTCGAACTGCTGCACCGAGCATCACTCCTTCGTTGGTTCTGTAGTCCCCCGTGTGCACTTCCGCATCAGGGACCACCATAGATACCCGGGCGCCCGTTGCGCACTTGCGGATGCAATTTCCGATGCAATTGCATCCCGGTGTGCTAAACCTCGATACTGACCGTGTCGGCACGAACTCGATGCGCGCCCGGCAACCTCGCTCGGAGGGGTGACCCGCATGACCACCCAGTCGTCCACCGCCCGGAGTGCTCCCGCCAGGCACCATCAACCGCCGCCCGGCGAGCGGCAGTTGGACTCCTTCCTGCGCGCCGACTGGCGCGCGTGGGGCGGCGGCGGCCGGTCGGACTTCGACGGTGAGGGGTTCGCCGCCCTGCGCTTCGACGCCACCCCGGTCAGCGTCACCCGCACCCGGAGCTTCCTGCGCAGCACCCTCACCGACTGGCAGTTGGCGGAGCTGGTGGACGACGCGACCACCGTCGCCGCCGAGTTGGTGGCCAACGCGGTCACCCACGCCCTCCTGCCGGTGCCCCCGGCGGCGCCGCCGCCGGACGAACCCACCGCCTGGATCGCCCTGTTGCGGATGCGGGACGCGGTGGTGTGCGCGGTGGCCGACCCCAGCCCCGAGCCGCCCGCGCTGACCGAGGCGGACCCGTTCGCCGAATCCGGCCGGGGACTGCACATCGTGGCCGAACTCAGCGACACCTGGGGCCACTCGCCGCCGGAGCCGGCCGGCAAGACGGTCTGGGCCCGGCTGGCCGGCGGACGATGACACCGCGCCGGCCGCTGCCGTGGCTCGGGCGGCTCCGGGTGCCGGAGCAGGGGAACCGCCCGAACCGCTGTCAGCCGGTCCGGCGGACCTCCAGCAGCATCGCCTGGTCCGGGTTGAGCGTCGGCATCGGCACTCCGGCCACCGCCAGCACCGTGCCCGGCAGCGTCACCCACCCGTCGAGCGCCGCCGTGAGCCACGCCGGGCCGCCGGTCTGGTGCCAGGACGGCTCACCGAGGTCGGTACGGACCCGGATCCGGTAGCGGCTGCCGGGGTCAAGACCGGGCAGCGCCACCCGTCCCCACTGCCCCTCGGGCGAGGTGGCCACCCGGGCCCAGGCGTAGAGCGCCGAGGCACCGTCCTGGGCGACCACCCCGTGCAGCAGCACGGCGTCCTCCAGGTCGGCGCGGACCGTCCGCCCGGAGTGCAGCAGCGGGCGGACCTCACGGTAGAGCGCGGTCCACGCGGTGAGCCGGGCGAGTTCCTGCGGGGTGCAGCCGGTGATGTCCCACTCGATGCCGGCGTGGCCGAAGAGCGCGGTGGCGAGCCGGAAGGTGTCCGTGCTGAACCGGTCGGTGGTGTGGCTGGTGGCGGGGCCGACGTGGCTGCCGATCAGTTCGGGCGGCAGGAGCTGGGCGGTCCAGCGCTGGATCGCCTGGCGCTCCACCGGATCGTTGCAGTCCGAGGCCCAGACCCGGTCGGTCCTGGACAGGATGCCGAGGTCGATCCGGCCGCCGCCGCTGGCGCAGCTCTCGATCTCCAGCCCGGGGTGGCGCTCCTTGAGGGTGTCCAGCAGCCGGTAGAGGGCGGTGACCTGGCCGTGGGCGGTGGGCCGGTCGGCCGGGCCGTGCACGGCCTCGTGCACCTCGCGGTTGTGGTCCCACTTGAGGTAGCCGATGGCGTACTTCTCCACCAGTCCGTCCAGCGCGTCGAGCAGATACTCCCAGACGTCGGGGTTCGCCAGGTCCAGCACGTGCTGGTGGCGGGCCGCGGGGCCGACGCCGGCCGCCGGGCCGAGGACCCAGTCGGGGTGCTCGCGGGCCAGGTCGGAGTCGAGGTTGACCATCTCCGGCTCGACCCAGAGGCCGAACTCCATGCCGAGCGCCCGGACATGGTCGACCAGCGGGGTCAGCCCGCCGGGCCAGACCACCGGGTCCACCGTCCAGTCGCCGAGCCCCGCGTGGTCCGAGCGGCGGCCGCTGAACCAGCCGTCGTCGAGGACGAAGCGCTCGACACCGACCTCGGCGGCCCGTTCGGCGAGCCGCAGCAGCCGGTCCAGGTCGTGGTCGAAGTAGACCGCCTCCCAGCTGTTCAGAATGACCGGGCGGGGGGTGCGCGGGTGGGTCGGGCGGTTGCGGAGCAGGGTGTGGAAGCGGTCGGCGAGGCCGTCGAGGCCCTCGTCGGACCAGGCGTAGTGGCAGACCGGGGCCTGGTAGCTGTCGCCGGGGCCGAGCCGGATCTCCCCGGCCCGCAGGAGTTCGCCGCCGCCGAGGACGGCGGCATGGGTGCCGGCGCCCTCCGGCAGGCGTTCGACGAGATAGCGCTGGTCACCGCTCCAGGCGAGGTGGACGGCCCACACCTCGCCGTCGCGGAAGCCGAAGCCGGGGGTGCCGACGGTGACCAGGTAGGGCGAGTCGAGACCGGGTTTGCCGCGCCGCAGCTCACGGGCGTGGGTGCCGTGGTTCAGCGGGCGGCGCTGCGGCGAGCGTTCGCGGCTCCATTTGCCGGTGAAGTCCAGGAGTTCGGTGGCCCGGCGGGGCAGCGGCAGCAGCGTGGTGACCTGGCTGAGGTCGTACGGTGCCGGATCGGCGCCGCCGCGGCGGGTGACGCCGGTGGCGACCGCCAGCACGCCCGAGGGGTCGAGGGTGTAGCGGAGGGTGAAGTCCAGGCCGGAGGTGTCGTCGGCCAGCTCGATGGTCAGTTCGCCGCCGCCGCCCGGTTCCTGGCGGCTGGAGGTCGCCAGCGTGTGGAGCCGGGGGGCGGCGGCGGTACCTGCCAGGTGGCCGGCGTGGGCCGGGGTGCCGGACCAGCCTTCGGCCTCGGTGGGCCAGACGGTGAAGCGGCGGGGAGCGTCCATGGCGTTGTTGAGCACGGCGGCCTCCGCGGTCAGGACCAGCGCGGCGGCGTCCTCGCCGGAGAGTTCGCCGAGGTCAGGGCCCCAGTGCAGGACTCTGGGCACCGGCTCGCTGAGCTCCACGACGAAGCAGGTGCCGGCCGCGCGCAGGGAGACGATCCGCGCGGTGGTGTCGGGCATACAGAGTCCTTTCCGAGTGTCCACCGCAGTGGACGGGTCCGGCCGACCGGGTCCGGCCTGCCGGTGGCCGGCCGGACCCGGTTGTGGTCATGGTGGAACTTCGCGGTCCGTGGACCGCCGCCGGCCGTACGGGGGACGGCCGCCGGTGATCATTCTGCCGCGCTCACTTCTTGCCCAGCAGGGACTTGCTCTGGCTCTGCATGGAGGCGAAGACGCTGTCGCTCTTCTGTCCGGCGAAATACGCCTCGAAGAGCGGGTCCATGGCGTCCTGGACGGCGGCTCCGTTGCCGTAGACCGGGGACGGGTAGAGCACCTTGTTCTTCAGCATGTCGGTGAAGACC
Protein-coding regions in this window:
- a CDS encoding winged helix-turn-helix transcriptional regulator → MSEESIAEIHRVCVRFHSAIELIGGRWTGAILRAVFTGHHRFARIKAAVPGLSDTMLAQRLRVLEENELLERRVGAAGPAQIEYHLTEKGRELGPVLEAVVAWSHRWIPLPDDSARP
- the pntB gene encoding Re/Si-specific NAD(P)(+) transhydrogenase subunit beta, whose product is MNASTATQSADVVAALLFILSLAGLSQHRTSRAGVVFGACGMALALIATVIFASRSVSGTTVALILVAMAIGAALGLWRAREVAMTGMPELIAVLHSFVGLAAVLVGWNSYLEVEAHGSAQTAIAHDLLRIHHAEVFIGIFIGAVTFTGSLIAFLKLSARIKSRPLMLPGKNLLNLGALAAFVALTVWFAVSPGLGLMIAVTALALLLGWHLVASIGGGDMPVVVSMLNSYSGWAAAAAGFLLNNNLLIVTGALVGSSGAYLSYIMCKAMNRSFISVIAGGFGIEAPASGDTEQGEHRETTAAETAALLESAESVIITPGYGMAVAQAQHPVAELTRALRERGVEVRFGVHPVAGRLPGHMNVLLAEAKVPYDVVLEMDEINDDFARTSVVLVIGANDTVNPAAMEDPGSPIAGMPVLRVWEAEQVIVFKRSMASGYAGVQNPLFFRENTRMLFGDARQSVEDILRALTPRAPGSAEADARSRTAQAASAG
- a CDS encoding NPCBM/NEW2 domain-containing protein, which codes for MPRPVRRLLACVTAAVVWSGGLGAVAVTAGVVATATPAAALDNGLATTPPMGFNDWNAFGCDVSEQLIEQTADYFVTSGLKAAGYTYVNIDDCWMTHTRDAQGRLVPDPVKFPDGIKGTADYVHSKGLKLGIYEDAGTATCAGYPGSLGHETTDAQSFADWGVDYLKYDNCNNNSDGTRQDFINRYSAMRDALAATGRPIVYSLCEWGQQNPWEWGADIGNSWRTTGDISDNWASMLSITKSNLPLAPYAGPGHWNDPDMLEVGNGGMTDTEYRSHFSLWSMMDSPLLIGTDLRKATPETLAILGNKDVIALDQDPLGAQATVLAQTGDTYVLDKKLTGGDRAVALFNSGDTAQRISTTATAAGLPKRAGYAVRDLWSHTDYQSSGTLAATVPAHGTVLLRISGSALSAVTSLANPPLLDTGVTGAATHIQPGQTAQLSSYVTNLGTLPATKVSVKLTAPGGWTVKPAGSGSSLLLLGGASLKTPWKVTVPAGTAPGSYPLDGTVSYRALLGKKTVTVPLTGSVTVFVPPPAGTSYLSDLGWTAATNGWGPVEKDQSNGETAAGDGHPITISGTVYAKGLGTNAPSTVTYELGGLCSTLDTTVGVDDEKNGKGTVDFQITADGTKVADSGVLDHAAGARTLHAGLTGVQTVQLVVTDGGDGNDSDHADWADPRITCS
- a CDS encoding Re/Si-specific NAD(P)(+) transhydrogenase subunit alpha encodes the protein MSDSAPQQVGVAAESTAGETRVAATPATVRQIIALGYDVVVESGAGTASGFTDDAYVQAGARIGEAWRADVVLKVNAPSREEAGRLREGATLVGLISPGLDPGLVEELARRPITVLAMDAVPRISRAQSLDVLSSMANIAGYRAVIEAAHVFGRFFTGQVTAAGKVPPAKVLVAGAGVAGLAAIGAASSLGAVVRATDPRPEVADQVRSLGGEFLAVEVAQESAGDGYARATSEAYDRRAAEIYREQAADVDVVITTALIPGRPAPRLLTAEDVASMKPGSVIVDMAAAQGGNVAGTVAGKAVVTDNGVTIIGYTDLAGRLPAQASQLYGTNLVNLLKLLTPEKDGRVHLDFDDVVQRSVTVVRDGAKTWPPPPVQVSAAPPAGPAPAPPAPAAPKPGLSAAARFSLIGLGMVALFLLIAFSPAQLAENFTVFVLAVVIGYYVIGKVHHALHTPLMSVTNAISGIVVIGALLQIGHDRTAVTVLSFVAILLTSINIFGGFAVTRRMLSMFSKD